A genomic window from Enoplosus armatus isolate fEnoArm2 chromosome 20, fEnoArm2.hap1, whole genome shotgun sequence includes:
- the LOC139303830 gene encoding sarcoplasmic reticulum histidine-rich calcium-binding protein-like yields MAPVKGWVVGLLLVLLCPPQGPLSGVVSAQDVAEEDLHARNVEEVVAEEGEAAEGDDGAGWEEEQVAEEEDDDDEEESDDDSETDEQEEEEEEEETAEEEEEETAEEEEDAAEEEEDEEEETADEEEEAEEEEIAEEEEAAEEDDAEEEEAAEEDEEDDAAEEEEEEEKEKEAANEEEEDDAEEEEADEAAAEEDEEEEDDAEEEEADEATSEEDEEDEAAENEEEEEASEEDDEATEGEELPEVEEDGDAKEEEDEDGIAEDDSEDAKFHPGSLCGVCAICEHCSNCDECPCEEGDESGHCEHCQGCSSCFLCPILCDTICTPGGLVDELTGSLFQ; encoded by the exons ATGGCACCTGTGAAAGGCTGGGTAGTGGGGCTCCTGCTGGTTCTCCTGTGCCCCCCCCAGGGCCCGCTCTCTGGTGTAGTGAGTGCCCAGGACGTGGCTGAGGAAGACCTCCATGCCAGAAATGTTGAGGAGGTTGTGGCTGAAGAGGGTGAAGCCGCCGAGGGTGATGATGGTGCTGGTTGGGAAGAGGAACAGgtagcagaggaggaagatgatgacgATGAGGAAGAATCAGATGATGATTCAGAGACTgatgaacaggaggaggaagaggaagaagaggagactgctgaagaggaagaagaggagacagcagaggaggaagaggatgctgctgaggaggaagaagacgaggaagaggagactgctgatgaggaagaggaagcggaggaggaggaaattgcagaggaagaggaggctgctgaggaagacgacgctgaggaggaggaggcagcagaggaagatgaagaggatgatgctgctgaggaggaggaggaggaggagaaagagaaagaggctgccaatgaggaagaggaggatgatgctgaagaagaggaggctgatgaggcagcagcagaggaagacgaggaggaggaggatgatgctgaagaagaggaggctgatGAGGCAACAtcagaggaagacgaggaggatgaggcggctgaaaatgaggaggaagaggaggcaagtgaagaggatgatgaagcaACTGAAGGAGAGGAGTTACCTGAGGTAGAGGAGGATGGCGATGctaaggaggaggaagacgaggatgGTATTGCTGAGGATGACTCTGAGGAC GCGAAATTCCACCCCGGCTCTTTGTGTGGTGTTTGTGCCATCTGTGAG CACTGCTCTAACTGTGACGAGTGCCCCTGTGAAGAAGGAGATGAATCAGGTCACTGTGAACACTGCCAA GGATGTTCATCCTGCTTCCTTTGCCCCATACTGTGTGACACAATTTGCACACCAG GTGGCCTTGTTGATGAGCTAACTGGGTCCCTCTTTCAGTAA